The window AAAACTCAAATTCATATCACAATTAATCTGATCTTTATCATTTTTAAGAATATAATGTATTTTCGTATGTGCGACCATAACCCAACATCAATTGAAGACTCTATTTTTTCGTTTtagattaatatttttatttgtgtttgtaAAACCTTTTATGAAATTATCCATTTACATAGACAAAATACATGCTAAGGAAGAATGAAGTATTAGGAAACTAGTTTTTTTCTAAAAGGAAAATTAGGAAATGATGTGGTTATAACGAAACTAGGAAACAATTTTTTTTGGTTAAGTTTACGGTTTGTATTAAAACTGCGTAGTTTAGAGCCGAAACGACGTAGCATTAAAAGTTCTATATCCAATGTTATATACATGACAGccatatattcacttttcccatatatatatatatatatatatatatatatatatatatatatatatatatatatatatatatatatatatatatatatatatatatatatatatatatatatatatatatatattcattattCAAGGATTTGAACTGGTCTCCAAAAAACTGTTTGATGTCCTTGGAAGAGTGATAAACAATTTTTAGTCATAACAACTCAAGAGttaaatacaaaaaataacaATATACTACCTGTGATTTGTTATTCATAAATGTCATCACAACATGATAACACAAATATAAACACAAATATTATCTAATTTATCAATCAAAAGCAAATACGTGGAATTGAGCCACTTGAGTTTGTTAACAAAAGGCTGGTATTAAACCTTGTGCACCAAGGTAAAGAAAGGAGAAAAAAGAATTGAACAGATTAAGTTATTGAACTTCTTGTGAACACGTTGAAAACAAAAGAGAAACAAAAACTTGCTGTGATTTTTTTATATTCTCAAAACTAAACAAGTTGAAACTTGTACATTATTTATACTAGACATAATTGAATCCTAAAcaaatataaaactataaaaacttAAATAGATAGCTTTTCGAATTAAACTCAAACTGTACTTTCCTAAAACGCCCTTAATATCCGATTAACCCAACAATCACCCCCTTAATCGGATTTGTCATACGAGCCACTCGTCGTTCAAAACAATGTTGGTTCCTCTTCGATTAGACCCGCTTCTTCCTTTTCCTATTTAGGACACTCGTTTTTATAGTAACCAAGCTCACCAAATTTGTAACATCTAATGTGACTTTTATCCCGGACACGTTCATTACCATCTCGACTTCTCCCGGACCCCCGGCCATGTCCAAAGTCATCCCGATTTGAACGTCCATTGCCACAATGCTTACAAACATGTGACTTTTCGTCACTAGCCAACAACAACCCACCTTGAGTGTTCTCCACTTTCTCAGTTCCTCTTATACGCTCCTCGTACGCCTTCAATCTACCAACCGCTTCATCGAATAACATTGAATCCAACTCGAAACATTGCTCTATTGAAGCCACGATTTGAAGAAACGACTTAGGCATCGAATCTAGTAACCTTTTTACCAAATCACCTTCTTCAAGCTCATATCCAAGATTCCTTACTTTTGACGCTAAACCGGATAATTTCGTCACAAAATCATCAACCGTTTCATCCTCTTTCATGCGTAAACTTTCAAGCTCCCATTTTAAGGTTGCAAGTCGAGTCGTTCTTACCCGATCCACTCCCAAATACCGTGTTTTTAGCCCATCCCACACTTGCTTTGGGTCGGTGTAACTCGCCATTTGCAACACCATGTCTTCGGGTATCGCTTTAAACAAAAAAGCAAGAGCTTGTTTTGACTTCTTTTGATCTGGTGCTTTATCTGACGTCTTCGGTTCGACCATCTCCCATATGCCATGTGCATCCATAACTGACTTGACCTTAACCACCCACACCAGATAATTCGTTGGAGTCAAAACCGGAACTTGATATGTCAACGAACCTCCTTCTTTAACCAACGACATCCTTTTCTTCTTAACCCCGACTTCTTTAATCAAGCTTGTTCCAAGAGCACTCTTCCACCGGACAACAAGACAAGGTCACGACCACCTTTACCGTCTTCCGTCACCCGCAAAACGAACCGAATCAAAGCCACCTGCTTTGACATCTTCCCTTTCGTTTACTCCATGCCTCCGGTTAGTCTCTCACAAGCCCGATTAAAAGAAACCGgggttgcttctaatcaacctcgaATCACACCCCCTTCAACGAAACCgcgctctgataccaagtgttaACAAAAGGCTGGTATTAAACCTTGTGCACCAAGGTAAAGAAAGGAGAAAAAATAATTGAACATATTAAGTTATTGAACTTCTTGTGAACACGTTGAAAACAAAAGAGAAACAAAAACTTGCTGTGATTTTTTTATATTCTCAAAACTAAACAAGTTGAAACTTGTATCTTATTTATACTAGACATAATTGAATCCTAAACAAActataaaacaataaaaacttaAATAGATAACCTTTCGAATTAAATTCAAACTCTACTTTCCTAAAACGCCCTTAATATCCGATTAACCCAACAAAGTTCAATGTCTTGCGAGCATGCGATA of the Lactuca sativa cultivar Salinas chromosome 6, Lsat_Salinas_v11, whole genome shotgun sequence genome contains:
- the LOC111880445 gene encoding uncharacterized protein LOC111880445; translated protein: MSLVKEGGSLTYQVPVLTPTNYLVWVVKVKSVMDAHGIWEMVEPKTSDKAPDQKKSKQALAFLFKAIPEDMVLQMASYTDPKQVWDGLKTRYLGVDRVRTTRLATLKWELESLRMKEDETVDDFVTKLSGLASKVRNLGYELEEGDLVKRLLDSMPKSFLQIVASIEQCFELDSMLFDEAVGRLKAYEERIRGTEKVENTQGGLLLASDEKSHVCKHCGNGRSNRDDFGHGRGSGRSRDGNERVRDKSHIRCYKFGELGYYKNECPK